From Lycium ferocissimum isolate CSIRO_LF1 chromosome 12, AGI_CSIRO_Lferr_CH_V1, whole genome shotgun sequence, one genomic window encodes:
- the LOC132039311 gene encoding uncharacterized protein LOC132039311 codes for MALPNFDALRDLHDSANNMLHSPVIKQEITHQGQEKWAHEVSETSLRMLDVCGTTKDVLLLVKDHVHDLKSTFRRISVGENATTENKFAPFHCHRKKLKKEMLKRLHSLKGMKNNTKCIDSSSSIDDKNNLMVVVNVLREVRVATMSILESLMALMSMPSPNTTRKTSKGYFGSKLLRVNSLSSWEKCDAMTLQCANKRLEAVELAIEDLEGELECIIRRLIRTRVSLLNLLTY; via the coding sequence ATGGCACTCCCAAATTTTGATGCTCTAAGAGACTTGCACGACTCGGCCAACAACATGCTTCATTCACCAGTGATCAAACAAGAAATCACGCATCAAGGACAGGAGAAATGGGCCCACGAAGTTTCAGAAACCTCGTTAAGGATGTTGGACGTCTGTGGGACTACCAAAGACGTCCTTTTGCTTGTCAAGGATCATGTTCATGACCTCAAGTCGACGTTCAGAAGAATCAGCGTTGGGGAAAACGCAACAACAGAGAACAAATTCGCACCTTTTCATTGCCACAGGAAGAagttaaagaaagaaatgttAAAGCGCTTGCATTCCTTAAAAGGGATGAAAAATAACACCAAGTGCATCGACTCGTCGTCATCGATAGATGATAAAAATAATCTTATGGTGGTTGTGAATGTACTAAGAGAAGTTAGAGTGGCAACAATGTCAATATTGGAATCTTTGATGGCACTTATGTCAATGCCAAGTCCAAATACGACTAGAAAAACAAGTAAAGGGTATTTCGGTTCAAAGTTGTTAAGAGTAAACAGTTTAAGTTCGTGGGAAAAATGCGATGCGATGACACTGCAATGTGCTAATAAGAGATTGGAAGCTGTGGAATTAGCCATTGAAGATCTTGAAGGAGAGCTTGAATGTATTATTCGAAGATTGATTCGGACAAGAGTTTCACTTTTAAATTTACTTACTTACtag
- the LOC132040436 gene encoding 3'-5' exonuclease-like, producing the protein MNNLRITHTEQQDNRYDLFNVHFYTDTIKTTVTSDPDIITNWISETLTTNRHVIAGLDVEWRPNFRRNQQNPVSLLQICVDRRCLIIQLLYCQFIPESLVNFLGNRECVFVGVGIESDVEKLLEDYEISVGNVVDLRAKAADAYEMRNLRNAGLKALCNVVLGKEIVKPRSVTMGRWDCEWLSLGQIQYACLDAFVSFEIARSLNNAAAAASG; encoded by the coding sequence atgaataatctCCGTATTACACACACCGAACAACAAGACAACCGTTACGACCTTTTCAACGTGCACTTCTACACCGACACAATCAAGACAACCGTCACTTCAGATCCCGACATAATAACTAACTGGATCTCCGAAACCTTAACCACCAATCGCCACGTCATCGCTGGTCTTGATGTTGAATGGCGTCCTAATTTCCGCCGTAACCAACAAAACCCAGTCTCGCTTCTCCAAATCTGCGTTGACCGTCGTTGCTTAATAATTCAACTGTTATACTGTCAATTTATCCCTGAATCACTTGTTAATTTTCTTGGGAACCGGGAATGCGTGTTTGTTGGAGTTGGAATTGAGAGCGATGTGGAGAAGTTGCTTGAGGATTACGAGATTAGTGTGGGGAATGTGGTGGATTTGAGAGCAAAAGCTGCTGATGCGTATGAGATGAGGAATTTGAGGAATGCTGGGTTGAAAGCACTGTGTAATGTTGTGCTTGGAAAAGAGATTGTGAAGCCTAGAAGTGTTACTATGGGGAGGTGGGATTGTGAGTGGTTGAGTTTGGGACAAATTCAGTATGCTTGTCTTGAtgcttttgtttcttttgagaTTGCTAGGAGCTTGAATaatgctgctgctgctgcttctGGGTag
- the LOC132039913 gene encoding uncharacterized protein LOC132039913 translates to MLTLLKSPSKIIHLCRKWVSDLDLKKLILILPSIFLIIYISFSSISNISSTGKTLIFNAFSISGSGSGSGFPVSKDRLDGSRIAVCLVGGARRFELTGPSIIQKILEVYPNNSDLFVHSPFDNKAYKLSLLKAAPRIASVRIFRPEHIPETESQLRVLTGSHSPNGIQGLLQYFNLVEGCLTMIQDYQKQNNFTYDWIVRTRVDGYWSAPLGPENFIPGHYLVPPGSSYGGLNDRFGIGDYNTSVIALSRLSMIPQLDSAGKYQLNSESAFKAQLTTQQVPYLTMRLPFCVVTDRQYDFPLSHYGVPVAALSSRGPLSGAKCRPCTPACTGSCVELAMNRLDKGWSWTDWANNSLELCDAHAEWESGWEKVFDRVAGKKLAAARRRIDGLKLDQCVREFAEMMNKTAHWEAPSGSEICSLGLLDSP, encoded by the exons ATGTTAACACTTTTAAAAAGCCCTTCAAAAATCATTCATCTCTGTAGAAAATGGGTTTCAGATCTTGATTTAAAGAAGTTAATATTAATTCTCCCATCAATTTTCctcattatatacatatcattttcTTCAATATCCAACATATCATCAACTGGTAAAACTCTCATATTCAACGCTTTTTCCATTTCCGGGTCGGGTTCCGGGTCGGGTTTTCCGGTGAGTAAGGACAGGTTGGATGGATCAAGAATTGCTGTATGTTTAGTAGGTGGGGCCCGTAGATTTGAGCTTACTGGTCCTTCAATTATACAGAAAATACTTGAAGTTTATCCAAATAATTCTGATCTTTTTGTCCATAGTCCATTCGATAATAAAGCTTATAAATTATCATTGTTAAAAGCTGCTCCAAGAATTGCGAGTGTTAGAATTTTCAGGCCAGAGCATATACCGGAAACTGAGTCACAACTACGAGTTTTAACAGGTTCACACTCACCTAATGGTATACAG GGTCTGCTGCAATATTTCAACTTGGTAGAGGGTTGTTTGACGATGATCCAAGACTACCAAAAGCAGAACAATTTCACTTATGACTGGATAGTCCGGACCCGAGTTGATGGCTACTGGTCAGCTCCACTAGGCCCCGAAAACTTCATTCCTGGTCACTACCTAGTCCCTCCAGGTTCCTCCTACGGTGGCCTAAATGATCGCTTCGGCATTGGCGACTATAACACATCAGTAATCGCTCTTTCAAGGCTCTCCATGATTCCCCAGCTGGATTCAGCAGGGAAATATCAGCTCAACTCGGAAAGCGCATTCAAAGCCCAACTTACCACTCAACAAGTTCCCTACCTAACTATGCGTTTACCCTTTTGCGTCGTAACGGATCGTCAGTATGACTTTCCACTTTCCCATTATGGTGTTCCGGTTGCAGCACTTTCTAGTCGAGGCCCCTTAAGTGGGGCCAAGTGCCGGCCGTGCACGCCCGCATGCACCGGGTCGTGCGTTGAGCTCGCCATGAATAGACTAGATAAAGGCTGGAGTTGGACGGATTGGGCTAATAACTCGCTCGAGCTATGTGATGCTCATGCTGAGTGGGAGAGCGGGTGGGAGAAAGTATTCGATAGAGTGGCAGGTAAGAAACTTGCTGCGGCTAGAAGAAGAATCGATGGTTTGAAATTGGATCAGTGTGTGAGGGAATTTGCTGAGATGATGAATAAAACTGCACACTGGGAAGCTCCATCAGGGTCTGAAATCTGTAGCTTAGGTTTGTTGGACTCTCCATGA
- the LOC132039310 gene encoding 3'-5' exonuclease-like, which produces MGISGLKSPAYDSRRFAFWAFVGIGVEGDVEKLLEDYELSVGNAVDLRGIAANAYESRNLRNAGLKELCSVVLGKEIVKPRSVTMGRWDCEWLSLGQIQYGCLDAFVSFEIGRSLNVAAASG; this is translated from the exons ATGGGGATTTCAGGTTTGAAATCACCTGCCTACGATAGTAGgagatttgccttctgg GCGTTTGTTGGAATTGGAGTTGAGGGTGATGTTGAGAAGTTGCTTGAGGATTATGAGTTAAGTGTTGGGAATGCTGTGGATTTGAGAGGGATTGCTGCGAATGCGTATGAGTCGAGGAATTTGAGGAATGCTGGGTTGAAAGAACTTTGTAGTGTTGTGCTTGGGAAAGAGATTGTGAAGCCTAGAAGTGTTACTATGGGGAGATGGGATTGTGAGTGGTTGAGTTTGGGACAAATTCAGTATGGTTGTCTTGAtgcttttgtttcttttgagaTTGGTAGGAGCTTGAATGTTGCTGCTGCTTCTGGGTAG